The uncultured Roseibium sp. genome contains a region encoding:
- a CDS encoding N-acetylneuraminate synthase family protein, which translates to MAHEIKVIAEIGCNHKGDMDIAKEMIQVAANVCHAHVAKFQKRNNRELLSGSEFETPHPVPHNSYGDTYGEHREFLEFTAGQHKELQEECRLAGIDYSTSVWDLTSAKEIVALEPLLIKIPSATNQHFELQDYLCRNYDGEIHVSTGMTTRAEIARMVDFYEERGRAKDLVVYACTSGYPVEFEDVCLLEINRLQEIYGDRVKSIGFSGHHHGIATDIAAMTAGVLGFQRYGQGVLSYIERHFTLNRTWKGTDHAASLEPDGLRRLCRDLRNVAKTLRYKEKDLLDVEQVQRDKLKWQDAKQSRQIRQVS; encoded by the coding sequence ATGGCTCACGAAATCAAGGTGATTGCCGAAATCGGTTGCAATCACAAGGGCGACATGGACATCGCCAAGGAGATGATCCAGGTCGCGGCGAATGTCTGCCACGCCCATGTGGCCAAGTTCCAGAAGCGCAACAACCGCGAACTGCTGTCCGGTTCCGAGTTCGAGACCCCGCACCCGGTGCCGCACAACTCCTACGGCGACACCTATGGCGAGCACCGGGAGTTTCTGGAATTCACCGCGGGCCAGCACAAGGAATTGCAGGAAGAGTGCCGCCTGGCCGGCATCGACTATTCCACCTCCGTATGGGACCTGACCTCGGCGAAGGAAATCGTCGCCCTGGAGCCACTACTGATCAAGATCCCGTCCGCGACCAACCAGCATTTTGAACTTCAGGACTATCTCTGCCGCAACTATGACGGCGAGATCCATGTCTCCACGGGCATGACGACACGGGCGGAGATCGCCCGGATGGTCGACTTCTACGAGGAACGCGGCCGGGCGAAGGACCTGGTGGTCTATGCCTGCACTTCCGGCTATCCGGTGGAATTCGAGGATGTCTGCCTGCTGGAAATCAACCGGCTGCAGGAAATCTATGGCGACCGGGTCAAGTCGATCGGCTTTTCCGGCCACCATCACGGGATCGCGACCGATATCGCGGCCATGACCGCCGGTGTCCTCGGCTTCCAGCGCTACGGTCAGGGCGTCCTGTCCTATATCGAGCGCCACTTCACCCTGAACCGGACCTGGAAGGGTACGGATCACGCCGCCAGCCTGGAGCCGGACGGATTGCGGCGCCTGTGCCGCGACCTGCGCAATGTCGCCAAGACGCTCCGCTACAAGGAGAAGGATCTCCTCGACGTGGAGCAGGTCCAGCGCGACAAGCTCAAGTGGCAGGACGCGAAACAGAGCAGACAGATCCGGCAAGTCTCGTAA